From a region of the Arvicanthis niloticus isolate mArvNil1 chromosome 6, mArvNil1.pat.X, whole genome shotgun sequence genome:
- the Slc13a2 gene encoding solute carrier family 13 member 2, which produces MATCWQALWAYRFYLIVLCLPIFLLPLPLIVRTKEAYCAYTIILMALLWCTEALPLAVTALLPIVLFPLMGIMEASEVCIEYFKDTNVLFVGGLMVAIAVEHWNLHKRIALGVLLFIGVRPALLLLGFMLVTAFLSMWISNTATTAMMVPIGHAVLEQLQGSQKDVEEGNNNPTFELQEECPEKEVTKLDNGQAVSVSSEPRAQKTQEYHHFRQGLSLCICYSASIGGIATVTGTTPNLVLQGQVNSIFPENGNVVNFASWFGFAFPTMVILLLLSWLWLQVLFLGVSFRKNFGFGEREEERKQAAFQVIKTQHRLLGPMNFAEKTVTVLFVLMVVLWFTREPGFFPGWGDTAFANKKGQSMVSDGTVAIFISLIMFILPSKIPGLTQDPKKPGKLKAPPAILTWKTVNDKMPWNVLILLGGGFALAKGSEKSGLSEWLGDKLTPLQHIPPSATSFILSLLVAIFTECTSNVATTTLFLPILASMAQAICLHPFYVMLPCTLASSLAFMLPVATPPNSIVFSFGGLKVSDMARAGFLLNIIGVLVITLSINSWSVPIFKLDTFPSWAHSNASQCLLKPPNSTVPGL; this is translated from the exons ATGGccacctgctggcaggcactatGGGCCTATCGATTCTACCTGATTGTGCTGTGTCTGCCCATTTTCCTGTTGCCTCTGCCACTCATTGTCCGAACTAAG GAAGCCTACTGTGCTTACACCATCATCCTCATGGCGCTGCTGTGGTGTACCGAGGCCCTGCCCTTAGCTGTCACTGCCTTGCTCCCCATTGTCCTCTTCCCCTTGATGGGTATCATGGAAGCCTCTGAG GTCTGCATAGAATACTTCAAGGACACCAATGTATTGTTCGTCGGGGGGCTGATGGTGGCCATCGCCGTGGAACACTGGAACCTGCACAAGCGCATCGCCCTTGGAGTGCTCCTTTTCATCGGAGTGCGGCCGGCCCT GCTGCTTCTGGGCTTCATGTTGGTCACAGCCTTCCTCTCCATGTGGATTAGCAACACGGCCACCACAGCCATGATGGTGCCCATTGGGCATGCAGTCTTGGAGCAGCTGCAGGGCTCACAGAAGGATGTGGAGGAAGGCAATAATAACCCCACCTTTGAGCTCCAGGAAGAATGTCCCGAGAAGGAGGTGACCAAGCTTG ATAATGGACAGGCTGTATCTGTTTCTTCTGAGCCGAGAGCACAGAAGACTCAAGAGTATCACCACTTCAGACAGGGcctgagtctctgcatctgctacTCAGCCAGCATTGGGGGCATTGCCACCGTGACGGGCACCACGCCCAACCTGGTGCTCCAAGGCCAGGTCAACTC GATCTTCCCCGAAAATGGCAATGTGGTGAACTTTGCTTCGTGGTTTGGTtttgccttccccaccatggtcATCTTGCTGCTGCTGTCTTGGCTATGGCTTCAGGTTCTCTTCCTGGGTGTCAG cTTCCGGAAGAACTTTGGCtttggggaaagggaagaggaacgAAAGCAGGCTGCCTTCCAGGTCATCAAGACCCAGCACAGGCTGCTGGGCCCCATGAATTTTGCAGAGAAGACTGTCACTGTCCTGTTTGTCCTGATGGTGGTGCTCTGGTTCACGAGAGAGCCGGGCTTCTTCCCAGGCTGGGGTGACACAGCTTTCGCCAATAAAAAAGGGCAAAG TATGGTGTCAGATGGAACAGTGGCCATCTTTATCAGCCTGATTATGTTCATCCTGCCCTCCAAGATTCCAGGACTAACCCAGGACCCAA AAAAACCAGGGAAGCTGAAGGCTCCTCCTGCCATCCTCACCTGGAAGACAGTGAACGATAAGATGCCCTGGAATGTCCTGATCTTGCTGGGTGGGGGCTTTGCCCTGGCCAAAGGCAGTGAG AAATCAGGTTTGTCTGAATGGCTGGGAGACAAACTGACCCCGCTGCAGCACATACCGCCATCAGCCACCTCGTTCATCCTCAGTCTCTTGGTCGCCATCTTCACTGAGTGCACCAGTAACGTGGCCACCACTACGCTATTTCTGCCCATCCTGGCCTCCATG GCACAGGCCATCTGCCTTCACCCGTTCTATGTCATGCTTCCCTGTACCCTGGCTTCCTCCCTGGCTTTCATGCTACCCGTGGCCACTCCACCCAACTCCATTGTCTTCTCCTTTGGAGGTCTCAAAGTGTCTGACATG GCCCGTGCGGGATTCCTGCTCAATATCATCGGAGTGCTGGTGATCACATTATCCATCAACAGCTGGAGTGTCCCCATCTTCAAGCTGGACACGTTCCCCTCCTGGGCCCACTCCAACGCAAGCCAGTGCCTTCTTAAACCACCTAATTCCACTGTACCAGGCCTCTAG